The Glycine soja cultivar W05 chromosome 9, ASM419377v2, whole genome shotgun sequence sequence TCATCTGCCACCGGAATGTCTCCGAGCGGAGATGCTGCAGCTCGTCGAGACTCCGCCGAAGCTGATCAATAGAGTCCGAGATCTGCTCCGTGCAGTCTCGCAGCGCGGAGCGCTCACGCTTTCTCATGATGATTGAATCGTCATGAGAAAGCGCGTGCAGGAACTTGGAGGCCCGGCGTGTGTGCGCTAGGCTCACCTTCAGCGCTGTCCGGGCCACGTCTAATGGCGTGTTGGCGGAGCCCGGATAGTTGGAGAGGGTGTGCAGGCACAGACGCGGGTACCGCGCGTGCACGCACGAGGACCGGACCAGATCCTGCGGCTTGCTTTGTGCTGCCAAGGTTGGAGATGTTAATGTTATTGTTAAcaaaagggagaggaagagactGGAGAGTGTGAGTTGGAgttgcattttatttattttttggtgtgTGTTGTGTAGATCTGAAAGAGAAGTGTGAAGAAGAAGAGTTGTCAGTGCTTTAGGGGTGGCAGTATTGTTGGTACTGCGAGATTTGATTTTGTGAAATCAATAAATGAAGGGACTTTGTATCATGCTTTTGTAGCAGTATTTGCGGTGGAATATTATAGGGTTTTTATAGGGGTATTGTCACTATTGTGTATGGGTCTTCAGAGTGGTGTATTATTTAAATCTTGGAATTAGGGAAATGCCTATCATATATGATTCATATCCCACGCTAATGATGAGAGGTTTTGCTACACTGAATGCTCCTTTTCGACATTTTGCTTTTCTTCAAATATTCATGTTGGGATTGAAATGGCACGAGTCTACTCTATTTAAAGCTGGAAGAATACTTTCATGGGAAAATAATATGAAGgattaattgtaaattttattatttgataatttttatcatttaagttttatttttatcaattttatcatctaagttttcaatttttacttATTTGATCACCACATGacttttttaatatcaaattagatggttttgtaaaattttatatcaaattaggtgatttcaaattttttttatcaaatatagatgattttgatattttaatatcaattgtaattatatttgagatagaaaaaaaaaaaactttttacatCGATTATAACCACAGCAGatataaaaaatcacatttctatattaattataattacaatcactataaaaaataaaaaataaaaactttttatatcattttgttACCAAAGTGATggtataacaaaaataaaaatattggattGCAAAAATTGTGAAATGTAGAAAGTGTGGAAAGTTGGACGCTAAATTTTGTGAAATAAAAACTTGACTAATATAATTCACGAAAATATGAAAGTTGAGTAGTAaaatatgtgaaaataaaatttgtaaaataataaaagtgttatgataaaatttataatcaagcctatatgaaatgataattatttggcTTCTTAACCAGTGAAGAGGGTTTGATTTGCAAGAAAAAGAACAAGTCAGCTGGTGATATATACAGTAATGTTTTGGTAAGATTTCAATTGTAATTATGCTAATTAGTATAAGCTAAAGAATTATTTAACTTGGTGATTAACTTgattttacaatttattataaaaagtgcAATtctcatgttatatatatttttaatattaatgtatGTGGAAAGTGAAGTATCACAACCTTATCTCAAGGTCACAGTGAATAttgtaaaagttaataaataataaattgataaataaagaCGTTGTCCCGGACAGTGTATAATGAGCACTATGTACTTATATTCGGCATTAGTCAAGCAAATTAAAGTTGACTGTCATGGTTATAGTAGTTAGTTAGGGGTTAATATACGCTTAGGTTGGACTTCAGATTTTATCAAATCCGCATAAAAAGACTCAGCAAAAGAAACTTACTCGTGATGGTCGATGTTTACACAATTATTTATACGATGTGTGTGCTTTGAGAATATTAAGTGTAATAATGCATGAGTGCTTAGTAGTGCACTAAAGAATTAAGATATTTACTTTGACAACTATTATGCATTGGCAAGGGATTGGGACAAGGTTTTTAATTAAGGCGAGTTTGAATGTTTAATAATTGTGCGCAGGTTGAAGAGAGTAAATATATAAGTACTACtacatatcaaataattttgtcaAATGTTTGAATGTTTGACATTTTATCAAGTTTATGTTACTAAAGCTTAAaaatatcacaattttttttacactatatATAACATTTGATAAATGCtataaaacatattaataattttatgatattttttaaatgtcgaaaaagttttaataatatttttatttaatattatataaaaaaatattattaaagatcATAGAAGTGAAGGTCCGAGTCGTGAAACATGTGTTACTTGTTGCATGTGTAAGTTTCTTTTGCATTACTAAGCACTCTAGTAGGCAATGAAGGATCATTCCGTTTCATcttcattaattattataaggCTTGAAAAATAATGAGTAACGCACGCGTGTTCATAATTGAAGACTATGGAggaattatttgtgttgtaccCTTAAATGATACACGGTTTTTCTTGCAGCACTCGCATGTATAGTAGTATATAACttcatttcattttcctttctcCTTTCTCAGTCCTCTTTATTGAACCTAAACATTAAGTGCCGGCAAAGAGAGAGAGTATATATATGTTATCCTCGATGTAACTACCTACGTATATATAGCTCTTGGGAACAAGGCATCTGCAATATCTGCAATCCACAATAGTTCATGGCATTGCGTGAAAAGCAAGTGCCCCACATTAGGTCAAATCGGCGGTGTTTATGCAGCAAatgttatgttaaaaaaaaggaattttattccacttattaataaatttctcgTGTACATTTTAAAGATATttgtaaagttaaaaaaaaattaatatataaagtaTACAACTACACCAaaagtgaagggagaaggaaagGGAGAGGTCATCAtcgaatttgaattttttttatcaacaaaaactaacaaattaacatataatattaatctttaaaaaaattacagcaaaagttttttttttattgcatgcAACAATTATTATAAGTTCTAGTGACAGTATAAATGATCGCTAAAATATTTACTGACATTTAGATTTTTGTTTAATGAAACATTTAGATTATAGCTTACATATTTAAGACCGGTACTATTACTAACAATTATATCAAGTTTCGGTAAAAGTTCCTTTTATATTAAGTCTAATATGTATATTCCTTGCCAAATAAACATATGTAGAGATgcacatatgtatatatatttctttaagtgCTTTATTTGAGGCATATATATGGGCCTCGTTTATTGAagtcttaataatttttttgcatgAAGAACATTGTTAGAtatagaatataaataaaagtttaataaaCTACAATTTTAGTCCTCCAATTGAGTTTCATTGTGCCAGTAGGGTTCCTAATTAGAATTGTTATTTTATGTATAGGGTTCATGGCACCAACCGTGACTTTGCATTAATTAAGCATGACTGTGACTCTAATGCTTTTAAGCTATCTGGTGGTCACTTCTTTTCTCTCCTCtttgttttctattaatattaatgttttttatcattaaaaaatatgattttagttctttaatCCATCAAAATTTACTTACGTGACATTAATTGatatataatatgttatttaatatgatatttgTATGACGACATCatgttaatatgttaaaatagtataattataaaatttgagagattaaaatcatataattatgaaatttaggaaactaaaattataatgtcaaatcatcaatcacacaagtatattaaattaatcacCATATCATGATGACATCACATAAGTATCTCATTAGGTGAGATATCATTAATCAATATCACATCAACAAATTTTAtctaatgaagaaattaaaatcacataATTACTTATATTTGAGGGACTTAATTTATACAATTGAAACTTATGAGACTAAAATTAGATATTTGTAATATATCAGAAATTCAATTCACACAATTAAAACTTTggagactaaaattgtattattaTGATACTTAAACGCCATAGtataattaagtttaatatattttatcttttgttgataaaaaatgattttttttacatttttttcattctttcaattaatttattatctatattttattttcttttaagtgTAACTTTTACTTGCAATCACTGATAGTCTAAaggttttctctctcttcttatttttacatgcttttaatattaatttagaaataaataaactacaaatattaataaattagaagatttattattattaatagaaaatttaattttatctttactatACTATTATTCAtgtcatattttatttcttatgatATTGCAAAAGTTTGAATATCTATTTATCTAATAGTTACATGACACTTTATTTGACTTTAAATTATAACAAgtatacattttttaaagaaaaaataaatttaattatatttacaatgagtaaaaaatattttatcctaatatttatcattaattttaatcatactATTAGTATGCATTACTAGTAATATATAGACCTACAATATATTTGCAATTTAATGTTTGTTAcataaaatgttataaaaaaagttttccTAACACAACAATTTTATAGTGcataatatatacataaaaataaaaatctcataCTAATTAAACTAGACAGAAAACAAACCTAGCCTTGGATTAGATAATGATCACGTTATATCTAGTATACACAATAGGGGTCCATTCAATAGCCCTTTTAATTAGGCTCAATCAATAAAAGCAAGAATGTGAATATCTGAAAGACATAGGAACCCAACATCATTGTCCATAATCATAAATGTTCATATATACTAGGGTAGGAAGACCCGATCGGTCATAGCATAGTCACCATTGGCTccaacatttttaatttgtgcCCTTGGCTTGATTACGGATTGTGAAGTTTTTCGTAATCCAATTGACAAACTTGAAAAACGGGAACTCTGAAAGTGATTGGAATCGAAAATTAAACATGCCAAGAAGAATAAGCAACTATTGAAGTTTGGCTGTATTAATATAAGGAGAGTAGCCCCAATGTCCACGTGAAACTGTACCATTAGGTAGCCATGCATCCCTGAAAAGTAGCTACCATCTTTCTGGTAATTGAATGTGGGGTTCCTATGGACGAAAGGCTCGTATTCAGCAATTGTAGAGGTTCGTGCCAGTAATAATTAGACAAGTAACCTAGCTCATATCATAGAAAGAATAGCTGGGTTGCAACGTAGTATGGaccaataaaataattga is a genomic window containing:
- the LOC114367258 gene encoding pectinesterase inhibitor 3-like; the protein is MQLQLTLSSLFLSLLLTITLTSPTLAAQSKPQDLVRSSCVHARYPRLCLHTLSNYPGSANTPLDVARTALKVSLAHTRRASKFLHALSHDDSIIMRKRERSALRDCTEQISDSIDQLRRSLDELQHLRSETFRWQMSNALTWVSAALTDGDTCLEGFGGNARPDVKRRVTDVARVTSNALYMINRLGQSRTGKPKYKPRPRTQPGSASSTEKLN